A stretch of Clostridium formicaceticum DNA encodes these proteins:
- a CDS encoding SLC13 family permease, with protein MKTRTKSNFYIDRRPLITLFLIEYKNAILLLFSFIVFFIFISNHNIPQDMSIQAYQALVIFLLANFLWITNVIPLAITSLMVMGLLATFNVLPNEQIYSFFGNKALFFIIGAFIISAGISTSGLNKRIAYYFLSKFGDQPHRLTLSIFLLSGFLAHVMPAHAVAAMLFPILMSISKKLELDSNSILGKYMFFALAWGSVLGGVVTFLGGARNPLAIGILEEATGETIGFLEWMIAVAPPIYLMMIIVSIYLTKKVSASTRDTEILKDFFSEAGERMSKVQLKEIKALIILVGTIYMWIFQSKRFEIANVALISAALFFVLNVIDWEDAKKEINWGAIFMYGGAIALGKALEETGLLEYINQNYISTMNFSTLGFILIVFSISVFLTEGVSNAAVVVILLPVVIKTTTALGLPATLAVYLVAVPSGLAFMFPMSSPPNAIAFSSGYIKSSDTLKIGFALNILSIAVVTVFALTYWRIIGVY; from the coding sequence GTGAAGACCAGAACAAAGAGCAACTTTTATATAGATAGAAGACCACTAATCACACTATTTTTAATAGAATACAAAAATGCAATTTTATTATTATTTTCCTTTATTGTATTTTTTATATTTATTTCAAATCATAACATTCCTCAGGACATGTCCATCCAGGCATACCAGGCATTGGTGATATTTTTACTTGCAAACTTTTTATGGATAACAAACGTTATTCCCCTTGCTATTACAAGTCTCATGGTTATGGGACTTTTAGCTACATTTAATGTATTGCCGAATGAACAAATATATTCTTTTTTTGGTAATAAGGCATTATTTTTTATTATAGGTGCATTTATTATATCTGCGGGAATTTCTACTTCTGGGTTGAATAAAAGAATTGCCTATTATTTTCTATCGAAGTTTGGAGACCAACCTCATAGGCTAACACTTTCAATTTTTCTATTGTCTGGTTTTTTAGCTCATGTGATGCCGGCGCATGCAGTAGCAGCTATGCTTTTCCCTATATTGATGTCTATAAGTAAAAAATTAGAATTAGATAGCAATTCTATATTAGGAAAATACATGTTTTTTGCATTGGCTTGGGGTAGTGTTTTAGGTGGTGTTGTCACTTTTTTAGGTGGTGCAAGGAATCCTCTTGCCATAGGTATCTTGGAGGAAGCTACCGGAGAAACAATCGGCTTTTTAGAATGGATGATTGCAGTGGCACCACCCATTTACTTAATGATGATCATCGTTTCTATCTATCTTACAAAGAAAGTAAGTGCCTCAACAAGAGATACGGAAATTTTAAAAGATTTTTTCTCAGAAGCTGGAGAAAGAATGAGTAAAGTTCAACTAAAAGAGATCAAAGCATTAATCATATTAGTAGGGACAATTTATATGTGGATTTTTCAGAGTAAAAGATTTGAAATTGCTAATGTAGCCCTTATTAGCGCAGCCCTATTCTTTGTACTCAATGTCATTGATTGGGAGGATGCAAAAAAAGAAATCAATTGGGGTGCAATCTTTATGTATGGTGGAGCAATTGCACTAGGAAAAGCCTTAGAAGAAACCGGACTACTAGAGTATATCAACCAAAACTATATTTCTACGATGAATTTTTCTACTTTAGGGTTTATACTGATTGTTTTTTCTATAAGTGTATTTCTCACTGAAGGGGTTTCCAATGCAGCTGTTGTAGTAATTTTACTTCCAGTAGTGATAAAAACAACAACAGCACTAGGTCTTCCTGCTACTTTAGCAGTGTATTTAGTGGCAGTGCCTTCAGGATTAGCTTTTATGTTTCCTATGAGTTCACCACCTAATGCGATAGCATTTTCCTCTGGATATATAAAATCCAGTGATACTCTTAAAATAGGTTTTGCTCTAAATATCCTATCTATAGCAGTGGTTACTGTATTTGCTTTAACTTACTGGCGTATAATTGGCGTTTATTAG
- the cysK gene encoding cysteine synthase A, with protein MLYDNILQTIGNTPIVKLNNMAEDGAAAVYLKLEMFNPGGSVKDRIALNMIEDAEEKGLLKSGDTIIEPTSGNTGIGLALTAATKGYHLILTMPESMSLERRKLLQAYGAEIILTKAPLGMKGAIEKAMELVEEKGYLMLQQFENPANPEAHRKTTSQEILKDFGQNLHAFVAGIGTGGTITGVGEILKENINDLRIIGVEPEDSAVLSGGKAGPHMLQGIGAGFIPKTLNVKVYDEIVKVSNQAAFETAKKLGKKEGILAGISAGANLYAALQVAKELGKGKKVLTVIPDTGERYLSTTLFHD; from the coding sequence ATGCTTTATGATAATATTCTTCAAACCATAGGAAATACACCCATAGTGAAGTTGAATAACATGGCAGAGGATGGTGCTGCAGCGGTTTATTTAAAGTTGGAAATGTTTAACCCTGGAGGCTCTGTAAAAGATAGGATCGCCTTGAACATGATTGAAGATGCTGAAGAAAAGGGCTTGTTAAAATCAGGCGACACGATTATAGAGCCTACCAGCGGTAATACGGGTATAGGTCTTGCACTTACAGCTGCCACCAAGGGATATCATTTGATTCTTACGATGCCAGAATCTATGTCATTAGAAAGAAGAAAATTATTGCAGGCATACGGAGCAGAAATTATATTAACAAAAGCACCTTTAGGGATGAAGGGAGCGATTGAAAAGGCCATGGAATTGGTGGAAGAGAAGGGTTATCTTATGCTGCAGCAGTTTGAAAATCCAGCCAACCCAGAGGCCCATAGAAAAACAACTTCTCAGGAAATATTGAAGGATTTTGGTCAGAACTTACATGCATTTGTAGCAGGGATTGGTACTGGTGGTACGATAACAGGTGTAGGAGAAATTCTTAAGGAAAACATTAACGATTTAAGAATCATTGGTGTTGAGCCAGAGGACTCAGCTGTACTATCAGGTGGGAAAGCAGGTCCCCATATGCTTCAGGGGATTGGTGCTGGATTTATCCCCAAAACTTTAAATGTGAAAGTGTATGATGAAATCGTAAAAGTCAGCAACCAAGCAGCCTTTGAAACTGCTAAAAAACTTGGTAAAAAAGAAGGTATTTTGGCTGGTATTTCCGCAGGAGCCAACCTCTATGCTGCCCTTCAGGTAGCAAAAGAATTAGGAAAGGGGAAAAAAGTACTAACGGTTATTCCAGATACTGGAGAACGTTATTTGTCTACTACATTATTTCATGATTAA
- a CDS encoding 4Fe-4S dicluster domain-containing protein has translation MSIRIDKKKCISCGKCCDVCPGNLIDKDEKNKAFIKYPQECWGCTACLKECSTEAIHYYLAADIGGKGGYLYSKNHTGVMAWYIVSADDKKYHIKINKKDANAY, from the coding sequence ATGAGCATACGAATTGATAAAAAGAAATGTATCTCATGTGGTAAGTGTTGTGATGTTTGTCCTGGAAACTTAATTGATAAAGATGAGAAAAATAAGGCGTTTATAAAATATCCACAGGAATGTTGGGGGTGTACTGCTTGTCTAAAAGAGTGTTCCACAGAAGCCATTCACTATTATTTAGCAGCAGATATAGGTGGTAAAGGCGGTTATCTATACAGCAAAAACCATACTGGTGTCATGGCTTGGTATATCGTAAGCGCTGATGATAAAAAGTATCACATAAAAATCAATAAGAAAGATGCTAATGCGTATTAA
- a CDS encoding adenylyl-sulfate reductase subunit alpha, producing the protein MKFDVETLETDVLIIGGGTAGCFSALTLSENSNLKVLIVDKANIKRSGCLAAGVNAINAYIGEGETPESFVDYVKRDAEGIIREDLVYSIAKGLNNATKRLEDLGLPILKDENGQYIQRGKRSIKINGENIKPLLAAAVTNQENITVLNNVNIVDYLLKDDAVIGAIGFSLKENKIYAIYATKTLCATGGASGLYKPNNPIFSRHKMWYSPFNTGAGYAMGIRAGAEMTSFEMRFIALRCKDTIAPTGTIAQGIKTIQINGKGEEYVEKYGKPTTPMRLYATVMENLKGNGPCFLKTKGISKNQQEELFKAYLNMAPAQTLKWLESNTGPFYENVEIEGTEPYIVGGHTASGYWVDTDRKTTLKNLYAVGDVAGGSPKKYVSGCLVEGEIAANSIIKTIETEKILKLDHQDLKQKVQSISCYFDNVSSQHNIEEIEVAMQKIMDEYAGGISKAYMYNKAKLEIAAKGIEELLDRINTLKANSLYDLLAIFEIIDRLYICKVLIKHLEARKETRWRCYQENTDFPKKDDENWMKYVNSVYKDGEIKILFRQLVGRDKTYEHTN; encoded by the coding sequence TTGAAGTTTGATGTTGAAACCTTAGAAACCGATGTGCTGATCATCGGTGGGGGAACCGCTGGGTGTTTCAGTGCACTCACCCTCAGTGAAAATTCTAATTTAAAAGTTCTCATTGTAGATAAGGCCAATATAAAGAGAAGTGGATGTTTAGCAGCAGGCGTCAATGCTATTAACGCCTATATTGGTGAAGGTGAGACGCCAGAATCCTTTGTAGACTATGTAAAGAGAGATGCAGAAGGTATTATACGAGAAGATTTGGTCTACAGCATAGCAAAGGGTTTAAATAACGCAACAAAACGACTTGAAGATTTAGGGTTACCTATCTTAAAAGATGAGAATGGTCAGTATATACAAAGAGGAAAAAGAAGTATAAAGATTAACGGTGAAAACATAAAGCCCCTTCTTGCAGCAGCGGTGACAAATCAAGAAAACATTACTGTTTTAAACAACGTGAATATTGTAGATTACTTGCTTAAAGATGATGCCGTTATTGGAGCCATAGGCTTTTCCTTAAAAGAAAACAAAATTTACGCAATCTACGCCACAAAGACCCTATGTGCAACAGGAGGAGCTTCAGGTCTATACAAACCAAACAATCCTATCTTTTCTAGGCATAAGATGTGGTACAGTCCATTTAATACGGGAGCTGGATATGCTATGGGGATTAGAGCAGGCGCTGAAATGACCTCCTTCGAAATGAGATTTATCGCTTTACGATGTAAAGATACGATAGCCCCTACCGGCACCATTGCTCAAGGAATAAAAACGATACAGATCAACGGCAAAGGTGAAGAATATGTAGAGAAGTATGGAAAGCCTACAACCCCTATGAGGCTTTATGCTACGGTTATGGAGAACCTTAAAGGCAATGGTCCTTGTTTTTTAAAAACAAAGGGGATTTCAAAAAACCAGCAGGAAGAATTATTTAAGGCTTATTTAAATATGGCGCCAGCTCAGACATTGAAATGGCTAGAGAGCAATACTGGGCCATTTTATGAAAATGTTGAAATAGAAGGGACAGAACCCTATATTGTAGGAGGTCATACCGCCAGTGGTTATTGGGTAGATACTGATAGAAAAACTACTTTAAAGAATCTCTATGCAGTGGGGGATGTAGCTGGAGGAAGTCCTAAAAAATATGTAAGTGGGTGTCTTGTGGAAGGTGAAATAGCTGCAAACTCCATCATAAAGACAATAGAAACCGAGAAAATTCTTAAGTTAGATCATCAAGACTTAAAGCAAAAAGTCCAATCTATCTCTTGCTATTTTGATAACGTTTCATCTCAGCATAATATTGAAGAAATTGAAGTAGCTATGCAAAAAATCATGGATGAGTATGCTGGAGGGATATCTAAGGCCTATATGTATAACAAAGCAAAATTAGAGATCGCCGCCAAAGGTATTGAGGAGCTCTTGGATAGGATAAATACACTAAAGGCCAACAGTTTATATGATTTATTAGCTATATTTGAAATAATAGACCGCTTATATATATGTAAAGTTCTGATCAAACACTTGGAAGCTAGAAAAGAAACCAGGTGGAGATGCTACCAAGAAAATACGGACTTTCCTAAGAAGGATGATGAAAACTGGATGAAGTATGTGAATTCAGTCTATAAAGATGGTGAGATAAAGATTCTATTTAGACAGTTAGTAGGGAGGGACAAAACTTATGAGCATACGAATTGA
- a CDS encoding efflux RND transporter periplasmic adaptor subunit yields MSKASIMFIVSILLLNSFLFGCSSKSLETQAEQENVFAVEVMKASLGDISQNITLSGQLQAIDTVTVIPEIQGLLEVKNLAVSLGDSVRKGDILFVLDTESIKDQVNSRRLAYETSLANYEFQKKSLDEQIEYTRLAYENAKKNYENAQIEFERIEKLFEAGGVSLQTYEQAKLLASDIPYQQAKLNYENKKASEEQLQLLRAQLEEVKFSYDNSLKDLNNTVITSPIDGVVSSIDIQEKGLISAQPTLTITDVSTLEVVIKVTEASINKIMVAGNVQLVIPSISDEIIIGSIKAVNPVPDSISQLYTVKIAVKNPEGSIKPGMFAQVHIQISEKNDVVLLPSAAVLQESEEFYVFLAKEERAERKIVEVGLDNGELVEVTSGLTPEDVVIIKGQDFLKDGFKINVVRGEF; encoded by the coding sequence ATGTCAAAAGCAAGTATAATGTTTATTGTGTCAATTTTATTACTGAACAGCTTTTTGTTTGGTTGCAGTAGTAAATCATTGGAAACTCAGGCAGAGCAGGAAAATGTTTTTGCTGTAGAGGTAATGAAAGCTTCACTAGGGGATATATCCCAAAACATTACCTTGAGTGGGCAGCTTCAAGCGATTGATACTGTTACTGTTATCCCAGAAATTCAAGGACTACTGGAAGTGAAAAACTTAGCAGTTAGCCTTGGAGATTCTGTTAGGAAGGGAGACATATTATTTGTATTGGATACAGAATCCATTAAAGATCAAGTGAATAGTAGAAGACTTGCCTACGAAACCAGTTTGGCAAACTATGAATTTCAAAAAAAATCACTAGATGAGCAAATAGAATATACTAGACTTGCCTATGAAAATGCTAAAAAAAATTATGAAAATGCTCAGATAGAATTTGAAAGAATTGAAAAGTTATTTGAAGCAGGAGGGGTGTCTCTTCAGACCTATGAACAGGCAAAATTATTGGCCTCAGATATTCCCTATCAGCAGGCAAAGCTAAATTATGAAAACAAAAAAGCCTCTGAAGAACAGCTTCAGTTGCTTAGGGCACAATTAGAAGAAGTAAAGTTTTCTTATGACAACAGTTTAAAAGATTTAAACAATACCGTTATTACTTCACCTATTGATGGTGTTGTTTCCTCCATCGATATACAAGAAAAGGGATTGATTTCTGCTCAACCAACTTTAACCATCACAGATGTTTCCACCCTGGAGGTTGTTATTAAAGTGACAGAGGCAAGTATTAATAAAATTATGGTTGCAGGTAATGTACAGCTTGTAATTCCCTCTATTTCTGATGAAATAATCATAGGTTCTATTAAAGCGGTAAATCCTGTTCCTGATTCTATATCACAGCTTTATACGGTAAAGATAGCAGTTAAAAACCCTGAAGGTAGCATCAAGCCAGGCATGTTTGCTCAAGTACATATTCAAATCAGTGAAAAAAATGATGTAGTGCTCTTACCTAGTGCAGCAGTTCTTCAAGAAAGTGAAGAATTTTATGTATTTTTAGCTAAAGAGGAAAGGGCAGAAAGAAAAATTGTTGAGGTTGGTTTAGACAACGGAGAATTGGTGGAGGTGACATCTGGATTAACACCAGAGGATGTTGTGATTATTAAGGGACAGGATTTTCTAAAGGATGGTTTTAAAATCAATGTTGTGAGAGGTGAATTCTAA
- the cysD gene encoding sulfate adenylyltransferase subunit CysD: MDHLTKLENKSIHILREAYANFKDLGMLWSIGKDSTVLLHLARKAFFGHVPFPLVHIDTHYKIPEMIAYRDNYAKEWKLDMIYGQNIEALKEKKTFPDGNCSRLECCKLLKTEALRDTLNGTGPRFRLNHETGEYEAEKNPTAFTGVIVGVRSDEEGSRSKERYFSPRNQTNDWNIGEQPPEFWNQYKTDFAPGTHVRIHPLLDWTELDLWEYIQREKIPMVSLYFDQGEGKRYRSLGCGPCTQPVESTASTVEEIVEELRTGKFSNIAERSGRAQDKEDGGGLEELRKAGYM; the protein is encoded by the coding sequence ATGGATCATTTAACGAAACTGGAAAACAAGTCTATCCATATTTTAAGAGAAGCCTATGCAAACTTTAAAGATTTAGGCATGTTGTGGTCTATAGGGAAAGATAGTACTGTGCTTTTACATCTTGCAAGAAAGGCTTTCTTTGGCCATGTTCCATTTCCATTAGTTCATATAGATACCCACTACAAGATTCCAGAGATGATTGCCTATAGGGATAATTATGCAAAGGAATGGAAGCTTGATATGATTTATGGACAAAACATCGAAGCGCTAAAGGAAAAAAAGACCTTTCCTGATGGAAATTGTTCAAGATTAGAATGCTGTAAATTGTTAAAAACAGAAGCACTAAGGGATACCCTAAATGGTACTGGCCCAAGATTTCGATTAAATCATGAAACTGGTGAATATGAAGCAGAAAAAAATCCTACAGCTTTTACAGGTGTTATTGTTGGTGTACGGTCAGATGAAGAGGGATCAAGGTCCAAAGAACGCTATTTTTCTCCTAGAAATCAAACAAATGATTGGAATATTGGGGAACAGCCTCCTGAGTTTTGGAATCAATATAAAACAGATTTTGCACCCGGCACCCATGTAAGGATACATCCTCTTCTTGATTGGACAGAATTAGATCTTTGGGAATATATTCAGCGGGAAAAGATCCCGATGGTTTCCTTATACTTTGATCAGGGAGAAGGAAAGCGGTATAGGTCTCTAGGATGTGGTCCATGTACGCAACCGGTGGAATCAACTGCCAGCACAGTAGAAGAAATCGTAGAGGAGTTAAGAACTGGTAAATTTTCTAATATTGCCGAGAGAAGCGGCAGAGCGCAGGATAAGGAAGACGGCGGTGGGTTAGAAGAATTAAGAAAAGCTGGCTATATGTAA
- a CDS encoding GTP-binding protein encodes MNNNLNRNQLSVVKSQQPNIKENMNIVIVGHVDHGKSTIIGRLLADTNSLPQGKLEQVKETCRRNAKPFEYAFLLDALKDEQAQGITIDAARVFFKTQKRKYIIIDAPGHIEFLKNMVTGAARAEAALLVIDAKEGVRENSKRHGYLLSMLGIKQVVVLINKMDLVDYKQERYEEIVEEYQAFLAEIGVEAESFIPISGFMGENIASPSDKMPWYQGSTVLEKLDALENKEDIENQVFRMPVQGIYKFTANGDDRRIVAGTIDTGKVKIGDEITFYPSGKKSKVKSIERFHASSMKEGLAGSATGFTLEEQIYITRGELACITGETKPEVSTKIKTKLFWLGKEDLNGERDYYLKIGTQKVKAKLEEVVTVLDASTLAKTERQYVQRHEVAEVILKLEKAIAFDKAQNSTETSRFVLIDNYEISGGGIIVDSLENQEDWLNEKVHQEKVIWRETAVTRKERASRFVQRPTMVLISGGEDINKKGMAAYIERGLFTEGRNVYYFDTEIEEEHAEKNREEKFQEFAKTSKFLLDAGNIVITVANNLTENHIHTINTIVDAENIKLVWIGVVKEDHLPIDLHIEDGEKKEIAYQKVKKLLIDMKVIFQPEG; translated from the coding sequence ATGAACAATAACCTGAACAGAAATCAATTGTCAGTGGTAAAATCTCAACAACCAAACATAAAGGAAAATATGAATATTGTTATCGTAGGACATGTAGATCATGGGAAAAGCACCATTATTGGACGACTTCTAGCGGATACCAATTCGTTACCACAAGGGAAATTAGAGCAGGTAAAGGAGACCTGTAGAAGAAACGCAAAACCATTTGAGTATGCTTTTTTATTAGATGCTTTAAAGGATGAACAGGCACAAGGGATTACAATAGATGCTGCTAGAGTGTTTTTTAAAACACAAAAAAGAAAGTATATTATTATAGATGCTCCTGGACATATCGAATTTCTCAAGAATATGGTTACAGGAGCAGCAAGGGCAGAAGCTGCTTTGTTGGTAATCGATGCAAAGGAAGGAGTAAGGGAAAACTCTAAAAGACATGGCTACTTACTATCAATGTTGGGGATTAAACAAGTTGTTGTTTTGATCAATAAAATGGATCTTGTGGATTATAAGCAGGAAAGATATGAAGAAATCGTAGAAGAATATCAAGCTTTTCTTGCAGAAATTGGTGTAGAAGCAGAGTCCTTTATTCCCATTAGCGGCTTTATGGGAGAAAATATTGCATCACCTTCTGATAAAATGCCATGGTATCAAGGAAGTACAGTATTAGAAAAATTAGATGCCTTAGAAAATAAAGAAGATATTGAAAATCAAGTATTTAGAATGCCGGTACAGGGCATTTACAAGTTCACAGCTAATGGAGACGATAGAAGGATTGTAGCAGGTACTATTGATACAGGAAAAGTGAAGATAGGCGATGAAATCACTTTTTATCCTAGCGGAAAAAAATCTAAAGTAAAATCTATAGAGAGATTTCATGCTTCCAGTATGAAAGAGGGTCTGGCCGGCAGTGCCACTGGATTTACCCTTGAAGAGCAGATTTATATCACTAGGGGAGAATTAGCCTGCATAACAGGAGAAACTAAGCCAGAGGTTTCCACCAAGATAAAGACAAAACTATTTTGGCTGGGAAAAGAGGATTTAAATGGCGAAAGGGATTATTATTTAAAGATAGGAACGCAAAAGGTGAAAGCGAAACTTGAAGAAGTTGTAACAGTTCTTGATGCCTCCACTTTAGCTAAGACAGAAAGGCAGTACGTACAAAGACATGAAGTAGCAGAGGTGATTTTGAAGTTAGAAAAAGCGATTGCCTTCGATAAGGCCCAAAATTCAACAGAGACCTCAAGATTTGTTCTTATTGACAACTACGAAATATCCGGCGGTGGCATTATTGTAGATAGCTTAGAGAACCAAGAAGATTGGTTAAATGAAAAAGTGCATCAGGAAAAGGTAATTTGGAGAGAAACTGCTGTTACAAGGAAAGAAAGAGCTAGTCGATTTGTACAAAGACCTACAATGGTTTTGATCTCTGGTGGAGAAGACATAAACAAGAAGGGTATGGCGGCCTATATTGAAAGAGGGCTTTTTACAGAGGGAAGAAATGTTTATTATTTTGATACTGAAATAGAAGAAGAACATGCTGAAAAGAATAGAGAAGAAAAGTTTCAAGAGTTTGCAAAAACATCTAAGTTTCTTCTGGATGCAGGGAATATTGTCATCACAGTGGCAAATAACTTAACGGAAAATCATATCCATACCATAAATACCATAGTGGACGCTGAAAACATAAAGCTAGTGTGGATAGGGGTTGTGAAGGAGGATCACCTTCCAATAGATCTCCATATAGAAGACGGGGAAAAGAAGGAAATAGCCTATCAAAAAGTTAAAAAGCTGTTAATCGATATGAAAGTCATCTTTCAGCCAGAGGGATGA